ACTGCAGTGGCAAGAAGAGTAAAGATGGTGcaaatgtgctttttttgtgcAAGTGACCCAAGTTTTAATCTGCCTTATTGACCCACTCTTCTGCCTGTCCTGTTTCCGGTATCCATtcctaatatttcctttaattctatttcaaataataaataaaggtgaacataaatgttgatttccttgcagtgatttggtcacaatgAATGTCGGGGAGTTCAGAGAAGAGTTTGGTCAGGGACGGGAGCTTTCACTATCAGGGGAgcaggaagtatttttcccattcatttttttccataggaatttcataaaatctttcaaGAAAGACTtgtaagtcatgaaccaaaccaaccagctccgaggtgaatcactacatcaaaaactttgatttgaagaataaaagtacttgaaaatcagacaaaaaacaaaggcacaagactgtgtacttagtgttgttaatgagtgaatgaacacaatcccatgaagcattgtgaattatgtcatcaaattaaactactgaaatatataaaactattgatttatagTTGTTGAttctaagtatagaaacaatataatttaatttaattagaaaatattcagacagatacaaatacatcagtagtttgagagtgtagagagagcgacttgattgcgtcattcatagtgcatcatgggagtgggcggagctgcagagctcttttgattctctgattggtggatctttctcttcaggatcatgggtagtatagttcttcaccaggaattctgctattaaacatgattttaaagacTGAAGTagaaacaacacagactgatggctttaacatgAGTATATACCTTCGAtttacaacctcagagctcactgaataggtctgtctttaaaggtttaagagttatcattaaaaatctattTGCCTATGGAAAAATTAAAGGCAGATACTAATTCCACCCTGGTGCAAATGGTtttagatactatttgcacccatatttaaatactaacatacagtatgggcatcactgcagtgtgtttattgtgtttatttagagtcccacagacacactacattaacccctaaacctaaccttaaccttaccttagaaaaaataaccttggtattAGTACATTAACCATGTAGTTTCACCatgatattttgtagtaaaattatagtaaccacaaaattaaccatggttactatattaccataaTATTtctgtactaacaccatggttaactgcattaaaactatggtttctgccaaaaaacatggtaactacaatattagtaatacagtgatgccgAGCCGCAGGAACAAGTGTGATCGACAGaccagatcaaacccttctctgaactccctgacattcaccgtgaccaaatcaacatttatattcatttttatctatttttttaagtagtattaaaggaaatattaagagtggaaactggaaactggatgggaaaaagagtgggacaaaacgcGGATTTGAACcacggtcgctaggacaacagtacacattcacacacaccgtctttacaccccacgccactgcagcgacatctattGTTTAGTTTGTTGTGTATTTCTGTGGCTTCACCAGACTTTTGGGGTGTAAATAGCTACTCCGATAAATGGGTTTTTACTTCCAAAACCCGACTACTGCGCTCTATTAAGTTGCTCCCCTTCTGGAGCAGCCTTTGTTTCAAGAGCACAactataatgccttaaaatgttgcctTCTTAGATAGCACACTATATTTTGGGACAGAGCTATGCTGTCCTACAgagacaaaataaaacattttgtcaaaactcaGTCATGAAATCATGTCTCTTAGACTTTAATGTGCCCTGTGACAGACTGGTTGACTCGATACCCAGATTCAGAGAAAAATAAGTGAGACTTTTTTAGAATTCACATTGGGCTGGACAATCCAAAAACTTTggagccatttttctcagtttaagTGTTGccttagttactgtgttttggctttgtaaTGCAGTGTGCTGATTTGATCAGTCTTTTCCCAACAGCGTCCCAAGAAGCGCTCGTACTTTACAAACACCAAGAGAAGTCCGCGCACCCAACCACGAACACGGGGCTGTGGAGTGCATCTCCGTCCAGTAACGAACCATGTCCTGTGGCTTGGTATGGTGCACAGACACCATAGTCTGGTAGCAGCAGCGACTGTAGGGTACAGCGGGTCCTCCAGAGAAGAGTGGAGAGTGGGTGGGCGTAATGCCCACTGTGTGGGCACATATACCCACAAACACATCCTCAGGGGGCAACGGTCTGGGTAAGGGTACAGCAACAGCTGCTAGTGACAGCTTCAGCAACGCAGGCCGAGAAAGCACATATGCCGTCCCGCTGCAATAATCAGGAAAAACCATGCCAGTGTACGCCGTTTCTGACATGTAGTGCTTGCTGTCCGGACTGCGGTGTGGTGAGACCCGCATATGAACCCTGCCCAGATAAAGGTCTATGAGATTTTTTGCCGTTTCAAATCTGAGGTCGAGATATTGGAGAAGCGCGCTAGGGTTGAACATTACGTCGTCATCTACTTTAGCCAGATAGTGTGCTTGTGGACAGAAACGGCGAGCCCAGCCTAACATTGAGAGTGTTTTCAGGGTCAAGTTGCCGTAGGAGTCAATGAAGCGACCTTGTATCAGGTCCCCGTGCTCCTTGAACTCTTCGATCAGTTCTTTGCTGAGAACCAGGTCCAATGGCTGACCTATCATAAAGAGGGTCATGACTCGCTGGCCCCTCACTTGTATCTCACCACCCCAGGTGTCACGGATGGCCTGGCGAGCCTTTCTGTTGGCAGGAGCAGTTGCCACAAAAGTGATGAGGTAAGGTTTGGCACGTTGGCATACGCGGGTGCTGGGCATAAGTAGGTACTCCTCGGAATGGGTTGGAGGGATCCTCTGAGGAAGGAGCTCTCCATGAGGACCTTCATCTCTGCTCATGCCAAGTGAGGTTACCCACAATTCAATTACATCAAAGAAGAGCAAGGCAAGCAGGGAGCCACAGAAGACTATAATGCAGAGATAATGGAAAAACCCTAAACGGCCTCCTCGCTTCCCCATACGACCCTTGCAGGCCCTCAAACTGTACCCTGCCATTTCTACTGGTCATAGAAAACTTTGTCACTTGGTCTGACTGATTACATGGAACGTTTCAAATTAGATTCAGTCGGGCCGCTGCAGAGACAACATGAGCATCGCAGGTGTCCAATTCTTCTTTTCTTTGCACTAGTGCATGGCTATCTGCAAGAAGAAATAGAGATGAACAGTATAGATATAAAATGGCctcttttttctgtattttacagtgtaaatgcacatttaaatgtacaaatagaATAATGACATAAAGTCAAATTCTGCTCTTATATTCTTTTAGATATATCATACTGATATACAATATTTTCTGACTCTGCCATTTTTGATTGATGATTAAATTATTGATCATTTTATAAATCTTGCCTGGAGATCAACAAtttataggaatattccgggttcagtacaagttaagttaaattttgctgtaaaaaaacatgctaataaagtcctcattgtgtgattataatgaataatgttattaaacatcatgccttaaaaattataGTCTTTAAGccaccagtgagcaagccaaaagcaactgtggcaaggaacacaaaattccattagatgtacagtatatacagtataagtcaatctgtaaacattaaaatactcactgtttcaaaagtatagccacaagacataaacaaaatgtgtgtaaacatgattttactgtgataaaatcacttactaactgcatctgtggaaagttatagccaattttacaactttgttgccatgacgacgtaatgctgtaaacctataagtaattttatcacagtaaaatcacgCTCAacagattttatcacagtaaaatcatgctCAACAGAGatttatgtttacatcttgtgactatacttttgaaacagtaagtagtttaaaggaacagttggccaaaaatatatatatgctatTATTTTGTCATTGTCATTTTGAGATAATTTATGTCGTTAGATTTTTCTAAATTTCtccctattgtgttccacagaaatatTACAACATTCAACCTCGGAACTACTGACTAACCCCAGTTTCACCCATTTCCACACAACCTTTTATTAACTATTTTGAAGTCAATTAACGTTttctaaaattatatatatatatatatatatat
This sequence is a window from Myxocyprinus asiaticus isolate MX2 ecotype Aquarium Trade chromosome 33, UBuf_Myxa_2, whole genome shotgun sequence. Protein-coding genes within it:
- the b3galt4 gene encoding beta-1,3-galactosyltransferase 9, which codes for MAGYSLRACKGRMGKRGGRLGFFHYLCIIVFCGSLLALLFFDVIELWVTSLGMSRDEGPHGELLPQRIPPTHSEEYLLMPSTRVCQRAKPYLITFVATAPANRKARQAIRDTWGGEIQVRGQRVMTLFMIGQPLDLVLSKELIEEFKEHGDLIQGRFIDSYGNLTLKTLSMLGWARRFCPQAHYLAKVDDDVMFNPSALLQYLDLRFETAKNLIDLYLGRVHMRVSPHRSPDSKHYMSETAYTGMVFPDYCSGTAYVLSRPALLKLSLAAVAVPLPRPLPPEDVFVGICAHTVGITPTHSPLFSGGPAVPYSRCCYQTMVSVHHTKPQDMVRYWTEMHSTAPCSWLGARTSLGVCKVRALLGTLLGKD